Proteins encoded within one genomic window of Mesobacillus subterraneus:
- a CDS encoding ABC transporter ATP-binding protein: protein MAILEINNLTIKHEDTALVNQVNISIGEGEWCALVGESGSGKSITASSIGGILPKELKVVSGSISYCGTNLTNHTEKEYRKIRGKEISYVFQDYQGAFTPFIKIGKQMDELLITHTPLSKQARKEASLSIFNEVNLPAERVYNSYPFQLSGGQLQRAAMAMAVVLKPKLLIADEPTTALDSMSAVRVLDMIAKLRKQTGCAVFFITHDLRHVKKFANQIAIMKKGKIVEQGGKESIFNNPQHDYTKQLFAALPPLRETPSRLFMMNENLV from the coding sequence ATGGCTATCTTAGAAATTAATAACCTAACGATTAAACACGAAGATACTGCTCTTGTAAACCAGGTTAATATTTCAATTGGTGAAGGAGAATGGTGTGCGTTAGTTGGTGAGAGTGGAAGCGGTAAGAGTATTACAGCCTCCTCAATTGGTGGGATTTTGCCAAAAGAATTAAAGGTTGTTTCAGGCTCAATTTCTTATTGTGGAACAAACCTTACGAATCATACAGAAAAAGAGTATCGAAAAATTCGGGGTAAGGAAATCTCATATGTATTCCAGGATTACCAGGGTGCGTTTACACCATTCATAAAAATAGGCAAACAAATGGATGAACTGTTAATAACGCATACCCCTTTATCTAAACAAGCTAGGAAGGAAGCGTCATTGTCTATCTTTAATGAGGTCAATCTTCCTGCTGAACGTGTTTATAATAGTTATCCCTTCCAATTGAGTGGTGGACAACTACAAAGAGCTGCGATGGCAATGGCTGTTGTTTTAAAGCCTAAGCTGCTCATTGCAGATGAACCAACTACAGCGCTTGATAGTATGTCGGCTGTAAGAGTACTAGACATGATTGCAAAGTTGAGAAAGCAGACAGGCTGTGCAGTATTTTTTATCACACATGATTTAAGGCATGTAAAAAAATTTGCAAACCAGATTGCCATTATGAAAAAAGGAAAAATAGTGGAACAAGGAGGTAAAGAAAGTATTTTTAATAATCCACAGCATGATTATACAAAGCAATTATTTGCAGCGTTACCACCTCTTAGGGAAACACCGTCAAGACTATTTATGATGAATGAAAATCTTGTATAA